In Vigna angularis cultivar LongXiaoDou No.4 chromosome 8, ASM1680809v1, whole genome shotgun sequence, the DNA window TcttgcatttaagcatatgctgcatgatgtgatgaggccaattgataactatattatttttcagcATCCATAACATGAAGATATCCTTTTGCAATAACTTTACAAAATTTCCAGGTCATGGAGTCAACATGTGCACAACAATAGCAGAAGTCTATCATTAatattcaaacaaccaattGTTTTCACTCATTGACCCCGTATTTCTGGTCTAACCATAGTTGCTAATGTTATATCTCGATCATATGAAAAGTCATCTGGGATATTtgaataacacaattttttacCCTCATACTTCATATTAGCAACATTGAACCAATCAGCAAGTTtcaatctaatttttttcttgttgacCTCACTAACCAAATATCCATTACCAGAAATCttcatatttgaataaaaaacttttatcaAATCCGGATAAAAAGGTGCCTGCAATGTCAGAAATTCAACTACTccttgaaatagaagatgatgttgaaaatataaaaggTTGAACCGACAAATGATTcgaaattcattatttttgggACAACAATATTCCTTGTGTAGAAATCAGCTGCATAATTTTCCATCTGATGGCTGTGACTGAAGAAACGATGCTGATCTAATTGTTCTTCAACAGAAGGTCTAACATAGGTTTCAACTTCTGCCTCAGTTACAGTCCCTTGTCCCTTACGACTTTTTCTAGGCCTTTTGATTGATGATGAGGccatttaacaattttttcaacaaaaccataaataaaaacaataacaagtTAAGTCATAACAAATTATTGAAtactaataataacaataagCAAAGACAAAGCATTAGATCATAATCATAACTTAAAAATTGAACATTGATGCAAAACCAAGAAATAACAATTACAAAACAGGTACATTAAACATATAATAGTATAATTGCAATACAACTAATCATTGAAGACATCCCTAACAGTCACCATCGAAGATCATTTTACATAACTTATTCCACCTCTTGTGTGGTGGAAGTCCCATCAACCTCTTTGTACATGTGGGGTTTTCACATAAGAAATTATAACATTGCTCGAGCAAGTTTTCATTAGCAATATTCATAGCactcaacatttcataaatgtcGCCCTCTATGTATGTGTACGTCGAGGTGCGACAGAGTATTTGATTTCTATCTTCCATTGCTGAGACTTGACACACGGTTGCATAAAAAATTACACCAAAATGAACATTTGTAGAGCCAAGGACATTTGTGAAACCATCCAGGCTGGTTGTCAACTTATTAAATTAAGCATCTATCACATCGATCATAGGTGTCTTCCTTTTGGAACCTCGTGAGGATGAAGTTCCTCCGGATTCGGAAGGCACAAATTGAGTATGCCCTAGACTATACTCATCCATAAATGGAGGAGGTGATGGTGGAGTTGGGTCTCTATACCCTGGATAGATAGGCTCTTTAGGAATGTATTCCATATTCTGATTCAGATCAACCTGTACACAAGGCCCAACCCGTTGTCGATGTGCTTGACGAGCGGTCTGAACACCACTCACAGTAGCTCGATCCGCCGCCCATAACTCCACCATTAAATCATAGTGTCTGATAGTGTTAACTCTCCCCTTTGTTGCACTTGACCTCGACTGAAACAACATACATTAAACAGATAGTGGTTAACCTTATGTATTTTAACATCCGCCAAATCTGAATATTTAAGAAATACCTTAATGAGGTCAGCCCAGACTTCGTCCTCAGCTTCAAATCTCATACTTAGGGCGTTCCAAGAAAATCCACTCAATCCAGCAAAGAGGTCATGAACCTCACGCCATCTGTCTTTCAACACCTTTTTGACGATTTTTGACATTACTATCAGTGAATCTGtaaatttatcttttgaatCGATAAgtgaaaatgtaaatttatcAAACGATGTTAATGTTATTCAGTTGTATGATGACTtcttaatttaatgtttaagaTTGCTTAGGTGTCATAGATGGTACCCATGTTCGTGCAAGGGTGTCAAGAACAAATGCTCCGAGATTTCatggaagaaaagattggccaactcAAAATGTGTTTGCCGCATGTGactttgaaatgaaattcaCATACGTTCTAGCTGGGTAGGAAGGCAGGAAGGCCAACTCAAAATCTGATTCTAGAATCTTAAAAAATGCTCTTCATCGAGATGATTCGTTGGTGATCCCCCAAGGTAAGTGTCTTCATTGGGATGTTATGATTTGTTCTTTATTAGTGACAAAATACTGATGTGTATAACATTGTAGGAAAATACTATCTTGGCGACGCCGGATTTATGCTGAAAAGTACGGTTATGACACCATATAGAGGCGTCAAATATCACCTTAAAGAATTTACACGCAGAGGACCACAAATATCACCTTAAAAATCGTCAAAAGATGTTGAAAGACAGATGGCGTGAGGTTCATGACCTCTTTGCTGGATTGAGTGAATTTGCCTGGAACGCCGTAAGTATGAGATTTGAAGCTGAGGACGAAGTCTGGGCTGACCTCATTCAGGTATTTGTTAAATATTCAGATTTGGTGGATTGTTAAAATACATAAGTTCAACCACTATCTGTTTAATGTATGTTATTTCAGTCAAGGCCAAGTGCAACAAAGTGGAAAGTTAACCGTATCAAACACTACGATTTAATGGTGGAGTTATGGGCGGCGGATCGAGCTACTGGGAGTGGTGTTCGGACCGCTCGTCAAGCACGTCGACAGCGGGTTGGGCCTCGTGTACAGGTTGATCTGAATCAGAATATGGAATACATTCCTGAAGAGCCTATCTATCCGGGATATAGAGACCCAACTCCACCATCACCTCCTCCATCTGTGGATGAGTATAGTCCAGGACAAACTCAATTTGTGCCTTCCGTTCCATTCGAAGGAACTTCATCCTCACGAGGTTCCAAAAGGAAGACACATATGGTCGATGTGATAGATGCtcaatttgataagttgacGACCAGCCTGGATGGTTTTACAAATGTCTTTGGCTTTACAAATGTTCATTTTTGTGTAATTTCTGATGCAGCCGTATGTCAAGTCTCAGCAATGGAAGATAGAAATCAAATACTCTGTCATACCTCGACGTACACATACACAGAGGGCgacatttatgaaatgttgcGTGCTATGAATATTGCTAATAAAAACTTGCTCGAGCAATGTTATAATTTCTTATGTGAAAACCCCACATGTACAAAGAGGTTGATGGGACTTCCACCACACAAGAGGTGGAATAAGTTATGTAAAATAATCTCCGGTGGTGACTGTTAGGGATGTCTTCAATGATTAGTTGTATTACAATTATACTATTATATGTTTAATGTACCTGTTTTGTAATTGTGACTTCTTGGTTTTGCATCAATGttcaatttttaagttataGTTATGATCTAATGTTTTATCTTTgcttattgttattattaatatttaataatttgttatgacttaacttgttattgtttttatttatggtTTTATTGAAGAAATTGTTAAATGGCCTCATCATCAACCAAAAGGCCTAGAAAAAGTCGTAAGGGAAAAGAGATCGTAACTGAGGCAGAAGCTGCAACCTATGTTAGACCATCTGAAGAACAATTAAATCAGAATCGTTTCTTCAGTCACAGCCATCAGATAAATAACTATGCAGCTGATTTCTACACAAGGAATATTGTTGTCCCAAAAAAAAGAAATTCGAATCATTTGTCGGTTCAACCTTATATTTTCAACatcatcttctatttcaaggAATGGTTGAATTTCTGACATTACAGACACCCTTCTATCCGGATTtgataaaagttttttattcaaatctgaaGATTTCTGGTAATGGATATTTGCTTAGCGAGATCAACAAGAAAAGAATTAGATTGAAACATGCTGATTGGTTCAATGCTTCTAATATGAAGTATGAGGGTCAAAAATTGTGTTATTCAAATATCCAGATGACTTTCCATATGATCGGGATATGACATTAGCAACTATTGTTAGACCATAAATGCATGGTCAATGACTTAAAACAGTTGGTTGTTTGAATATTAATGATAGACTTCTGCATTATGTTGTTGTGCACATGTTGACTCCACAACCTGAAAATTTTGCAAAGTTATTGCAGGAGGATATCTTCATGTTATGGgtgttgaaaaataatatagctATCAATTGACTTCATCACATCATGCGgcatatgcttaaatgcaaggcCGATGACACACCCCTACCATACGATGTCCTTATCACCCAAATCTTGCAATATTGTGAAGTACATGTTGATGTCGATGCCAGCACTCATATTGGGACCAAACatcaattttcaattaattctttgaagaagttgaatattgttaatgcaaACGGTGTTTGACAACACAATGTCGGtgatgatgaagaggaagacCAACCACACCATGATGAGAACCCTGTGCAACCTCctccacatcaatcaaatcctaatatgatCACTTAAATGTGGGAGGGGGTTCAAGACTTGCAACACAGAATGCAAGGTATGGAACAAATACAAGTGCGGGTTCAGcgtattgaagataacttgACAAACCTATCCATCGACATGAACCGACAATTTGCTCACCTAAATCAGAATGTTAACTTAATTCTTCACTATGATTAAGTTGCTTACTTGTCCGTAAATGTATTAGATGACTATTTTGGTTAAATTCACTTATGGTTATTCATACTTACATTATGTTCgcactttttattttatgtcatgtaatattataacttcGTTTAATTATGggttatatacaaaattaataaatctcatttccataacaaataaattcatatgttttataactaaattatattacaaacaaatattacatttaaaaataaattcattttactaaattataatttttttactttttaaaaattaattttaattaatatttttaattttttaatctttataaacatttttacaattaaaaataacattaacaattatcattttatattattttaataactaggggcatttgggtaatctttattttctaccattcaaacaattttttttaaattgtcacatcaatcaaatcttacactaattctcacaaactttacctctaaattcactctcaattacctccaAATCTACTCAAGTAAACACAAAAATttcccctcaaatccattcaatcactctccccaaatcatctcctccaagTGAACAAAACATTATAGATTTCATGCACATTAGACTTTGAAAGATTTTtggttttccatctaagttccTCCTTTACGAGACTCTTATATAAGTTCACATTACATTTAAATGTCACTGTAACATGTTTTTTACTCCTACGTAACTCCTAGGTTGTGTTAGTTGTTAAATGTCACTCTAACATGTTTTTCACTCCTACATAACTCCTAGGTGTTTTACTTTTTGAACAAACCCTTATTGTAAACTCAAACTCTTCATCACTTTGAACAAACCCTCTTCCTCTCCTCAAAATGAGGAGAGAGGAGGTGAAGAAAGGAATGCTCACAAGCTTTCCCTATTAAAGAGTAGTATCTAGAATAATGTTGGAGGACTAGATTTcaaaggaaagagaaagaattTCTAAGCCATTTGAAATCAGGTTGTTGTGACTTGGATTACAAGGTTCTTAGCTGCAACTTGAAATTAGGAATCAAGCAATTGGCCCAGGGGGATTCCGTTATGAAAGTGGATATTCAACTTTGAAAGACTTGATGTAAATACTCATTACTTTATCATCCTGACCATATATTAGCTTCAACCCATTCTAGCCCTTCCTTTTTCAAAACCTTTGGTATCGTCTAGGTCGATGTGCAATGCAGTGTCAGGAGCATCTCATTAGATCTATGTTAATTCAACAATATCGACAAGCCAAAGTGTAAGACTTTAAGGTCTTTATTGTCATCTAAGAGCAGGTTCTCTGACTTTAAATGATATTGATGAGTCGTTGAAAGTACTTTTTAGTGATGTTTATCTTCATTTTTCCCTTCACCACCTTGGCGAAGGGTTCCCCTCCTTTAATAGATTCTATGAAGATTTTGGCTTTAATGGTGATCACCTCTATGAACTCCAAGATATGAAAGATGAGACATTAAGTGCATGAGACAAAGCTTTGCGTTTTATCAGAAAAGAGAACAATGTTGTTAATCTACATGTTATTCTTAAAAAGGGGGGAGAAGAATTGTCCAATTTGATTAGAGTTTTTACACGAGTGTTTCtttgacaaaattttaaaaataatataaaacatatatgtaagataaattatttaatcactAATTTACGTGCATAACTCCAATATTTGTGTCTCACACAggaataaaatagaattaacaGTCCTATGATTGAAGAAACTCTaatac includes these proteins:
- the LOC108346166 gene encoding uncharacterized protein LOC108346166, translated to MSKIVKKVLKDRWREVHDLFAGLSGFSWNALSMRFEAEDEVWADLIKSRSSATKGRVNTIRHYDLMVELWAADRATVSGVQTARQAHRQRVGPCVQVDLNQNMEYIPKEPIYPGYRDPTPPSPPPFMDEYSLGHTQFVPSESGGTSSSRGSKRKTPMIDVIDA